One genomic window of Providencia hangzhouensis includes the following:
- a CDS encoding Bug family tripartite tricarboxylate transporter substrate binding protein, with protein sequence MKKFTQTALATAIFLVGINQANALPERTECIAPAKPGGGFDLTCKLVQVSLLETKEIEKPMRVTYMPGGIGAVAYNAIVAQRPAEPGTIVAFSGGSLLNLAQGKFGRYNENDVRWLASVGSDYGMIAVRADSPYKTLKDLMDTFKKDPNSIVFGAGGSIGSQDWMKTALLAKAIDIDPRKMRYVAFEGGGETLTALLGNHIQVLSGDISEMTPYINEGKIRILAVYSDKRLGDGLSDIPTAKEQGYDIVWPIIRGFYMGPKVSDADYNQWVEAFQKLQQTDEFKKQRELRGLFEYNLTGQELDSYVKKEIEQYREQARAFGLAK encoded by the coding sequence ATGAAAAAATTCACCCAGACGGCCTTAGCAACAGCAATATTTTTAGTTGGCATCAATCAAGCAAACGCCCTACCCGAACGTACAGAATGTATTGCCCCCGCCAAACCTGGAGGCGGTTTTGATTTAACCTGTAAATTAGTACAAGTGTCTCTTCTTGAAACTAAAGAAATTGAAAAACCAATGCGAGTGACCTATATGCCAGGCGGTATTGGTGCCGTTGCTTATAACGCTATTGTCGCACAACGCCCTGCGGAACCCGGCACCATTGTTGCTTTCTCAGGAGGTTCCTTACTCAATCTCGCGCAAGGTAAATTTGGCCGCTATAACGAAAATGACGTGCGCTGGCTCGCCAGTGTGGGAAGCGACTACGGTATGATAGCCGTACGTGCCGACTCACCTTATAAAACCCTGAAAGATTTAATGGATACCTTCAAAAAAGATCCTAACAGCATCGTATTTGGTGCGGGAGGGTCTATTGGCAGCCAAGATTGGATGAAAACGGCCTTATTAGCCAAAGCCATTGATATCGACCCACGAAAAATGCGTTATGTGGCCTTTGAAGGCGGCGGTGAAACCTTAACTGCACTACTGGGCAACCATATTCAAGTCCTTTCAGGGGATATCAGTGAAATGACGCCGTATATCAATGAAGGTAAAATTCGTATCCTTGCTGTTTACTCAGACAAGCGCCTTGGTGATGGTTTATCAGATATTCCAACAGCAAAAGAACAAGGGTATGACATTGTATGGCCAATCATTCGTGGTTTCTATATGGGGCCGAAAGTCTCCGATGCTGACTATAACCAATGGGTCGAAGCCTTCCAAAAACTGCAACAAACCGACGAATTCAAAAAACAACGTGAACTGCGTGGTTTATTTGAATACAACTTAACCGGGCAAGAACTCGATAGCTATGTCAAAAAAGAAATCGAGCAATATCGTGAACAAGCCCGTGCCTTCGGTTTAGCCAAATAA
- a CDS encoding tripartite tricarboxylate transporter permease, producing the protein METWMYLSQGFEVALVPQNILIALIGCFIGTIVGMLPGLGPINGVAILLPLAFALKLPAESALILLATVYLGCEYGGRISSILLNVPGDAAAIMTTLDGYPMAKQGKGGVALSISAVSSFIGSTIAIVGIILFAPLLAQWSLAFGPAEYFALMVFAIACLGSMMSQNPIKSLLAALIGLSLATVGVDANSGEYRFTFDSVHLSDGVQFIVVVIGLFSVSEILLMLEGTATGQGLIRKTGRMLFNRKEAKACAGPALRSSFIGFFVGVLPGAGATIASAITYMTEKKISGEKGDFGNGDVRGVAAPEAANNASACGSFIPMLTLGVPGSGTTAVMMGALTLYNITPGPGMFTEQPDIVWGLIAALLIANVVLLIMNIPLIGLFTRMLTVPLWFLVPAIACISAVGVYAVHSTTFDLLLMMGLGVFGFILRKMNFPLSPLILGFVLGEMLEQNLRRSLSISNGNFDILWSSTISQSLLILAVLVLILPPIIKRIRKRKQSAVSS; encoded by the coding sequence ATGGAAACTTGGATGTATCTATCGCAAGGTTTTGAGGTCGCACTGGTTCCTCAAAATATCTTGATCGCCTTAATTGGCTGTTTTATTGGTACAATCGTGGGTATGCTTCCCGGCCTCGGCCCTATCAATGGCGTGGCAATTTTACTGCCGTTGGCTTTTGCGCTTAAATTACCGGCTGAGTCTGCATTAATCTTACTCGCCACGGTTTATTTAGGCTGTGAATATGGCGGACGCATATCATCAATCTTACTTAATGTCCCCGGCGATGCCGCAGCAATCATGACCACGCTAGATGGTTATCCTATGGCAAAACAGGGAAAAGGTGGCGTTGCGCTCTCTATATCCGCGGTCAGTTCATTTATTGGTTCAACGATTGCAATTGTAGGGATAATTCTATTCGCTCCTTTGCTTGCTCAATGGTCACTCGCCTTTGGTCCTGCCGAATATTTCGCCTTAATGGTTTTTGCCATTGCCTGCTTAGGTAGCATGATGAGCCAAAACCCAATTAAATCACTACTGGCTGCATTAATTGGTCTATCACTTGCCACTGTGGGGGTGGATGCCAACTCTGGGGAATATCGTTTTACGTTTGATAGCGTACATTTATCAGATGGCGTACAGTTTATCGTCGTGGTTATTGGTTTGTTCTCTGTCAGCGAAATTTTATTGATGCTCGAAGGTACCGCGACAGGCCAAGGGCTGATCCGCAAAACAGGCAGAATGCTATTCAATCGCAAAGAAGCTAAAGCGTGTGCAGGTCCAGCTTTACGCTCCTCTTTTATCGGTTTCTTTGTTGGTGTTCTACCAGGAGCTGGTGCCACCATTGCCAGCGCCATCACTTATATGACGGAAAAGAAAATCAGTGGTGAAAAAGGCGATTTCGGTAATGGCGATGTCCGAGGGGTAGCCGCGCCTGAAGCCGCCAATAATGCCTCTGCGTGTGGGTCATTTATTCCTATGTTAACTCTTGGCGTTCCAGGCTCGGGAACAACAGCAGTAATGATGGGTGCCCTAACGCTCTATAATATCACCCCAGGCCCTGGTATGTTTACAGAGCAACCGGATATTGTGTGGGGGTTAATTGCAGCTCTGTTGATTGCTAACGTGGTTTTGCTCATCATGAATATTCCGTTAATTGGCTTATTCACGCGTATGCTAACCGTTCCGTTATGGTTTTTAGTCCCTGCTATTGCTTGCATTTCTGCTGTCGGGGTATATGCCGTTCATAGTACGACGTTTGATTTGTTACTCATGATGGGGCTAGGCGTATTTGGGTTTATATTACGCAAAATGAACTTCCCACTTTCACCATTAATTTTAGGGTTTGTACTGGGTGAAATGTTAGAACAAAATTTACGCCGTTCATTATCCATCAGTAATGGTAATTTCGATATTCTTTGGAGCAGTACGATTTCCCAAAGTTTATTAATTCTAGCGGTATTAGTGCTAATTTTGCCGCCAATTATAAAGCGCATTCGTAAACGTAAACAATCCGCTGTCTCATCGTAA
- a CDS encoding tripartite tricarboxylate transporter TctB family protein yields the protein MSQRIFAIVWLILCAIGIYIGWGIQSEFSYEPLGPRPFPVVILSLMALCALALLFGKQEAVEWPKPYVLRRLVLLVVALVIYAWAFEWLGFPIATSLLTISIALLFGATPIAAIISGPVLGIFLFYAFDKWLDVTLPIGSLLS from the coding sequence ATGAGCCAACGCATATTTGCCATAGTTTGGCTAATACTGTGTGCTATCGGAATTTATATTGGTTGGGGGATCCAAAGTGAGTTCAGTTATGAACCACTGGGCCCCCGCCCTTTTCCGGTTGTCATACTCTCCTTAATGGCGCTTTGTGCCCTTGCCTTATTATTTGGCAAGCAAGAAGCCGTTGAGTGGCCAAAACCCTATGTATTACGTCGTTTAGTTTTATTAGTTGTTGCACTTGTTATTTATGCATGGGCTTTTGAATGGTTAGGGTTCCCGATTGCAACCAGCTTACTCACCATCAGTATCGCCCTGCTATTTGGTGCGACACCTATCGCCGCGATTATTTCGGGCCCGGTCTTAGGTATCTTTTTGTTCTATGCCTTTGATAAATGGCTAGATGTAACCTTGCCTATTGGCAGCCTGCTAAGTTAA
- a CDS encoding sensor histidine kinase: protein MKLVAHPRSLFHQLLLFFGIPLILLGSFSVYTHYYSAKNAANLAYDRTLLASARTVAERLQVVDGHLSVNVPYVVLDSFELNNNDRIFYQVISPDGETISGYDDLPPIPPYWMRSQHYTALVYFYDAQYKGLPIRIAAFYQPINEGGITGMVEIRVAETVYSRQDFANQLLISALMSQGTVVLLTMVLAYILLSKLLAPLKRLSHLMLGRSANDLTPLPDLLPWSDLSPLIDALNRYISRLKRMVRRQERFSADASHQLKTPLTVLKTQVSVAINSTDETQRQQSLQAINKTLDNTIILTDRLLQLSRLKAHEKESITQYRAINLVEIVHQACFTRLSQAESQNIDLGYEGAETAWIKGEPILLAEMCANLIDNAIKYTPANGVVTVRVVSSDDHLHWVLEVEDSGPGIPDAKINRSMEAFTRLNNALGKEGAGLGLALVKDIASYHGSEPQLLKGKLLNGLLVRIAFKASQAPW from the coding sequence ATGAAATTAGTCGCTCATCCACGCTCTCTCTTTCATCAGTTACTGCTCTTTTTCGGTATCCCCCTCATTTTGTTGGGGAGTTTTTCGGTTTATACCCACTATTACAGTGCAAAAAATGCTGCAAATTTAGCCTATGATCGAACGTTACTAGCTTCAGCTCGAACAGTTGCAGAACGCTTACAAGTGGTAGATGGGCATCTCTCGGTGAATGTGCCTTATGTGGTGCTCGATAGTTTCGAACTAAATAATAATGACCGAATTTTTTATCAAGTTATCTCTCCTGACGGTGAAACTATCTCTGGTTATGACGACTTACCGCCAATTCCCCCTTATTGGATGCGTTCACAGCACTATACTGCGCTAGTTTATTTTTATGATGCACAGTATAAAGGTTTACCTATTCGTATTGCTGCGTTTTATCAACCGATTAATGAAGGTGGCATCACTGGGATGGTTGAAATTCGTGTTGCGGAAACGGTCTATTCGCGGCAAGATTTCGCTAATCAATTATTAATTTCTGCCTTGATGAGTCAAGGTACCGTGGTACTTTTAACCATGGTGCTTGCCTATATTCTACTGAGTAAGCTGCTGGCACCGTTGAAAAGATTATCTCACTTAATGTTAGGCCGTTCTGCCAATGATTTAACACCCTTGCCAGATTTACTGCCGTGGTCGGATTTATCGCCATTAATTGATGCATTAAACCGTTATATTTCTCGCCTAAAGCGGATGGTTAGACGACAAGAACGCTTTAGTGCAGATGCATCTCATCAGCTTAAAACACCTCTAACCGTTCTTAAAACTCAGGTTTCCGTCGCGATTAATAGTACAGATGAAACTCAACGGCAACAGAGTTTACAAGCCATCAATAAAACCCTCGATAATACGATCATTTTGACTGATAGGCTTTTGCAGCTATCGCGGTTAAAAGCCCATGAAAAAGAATCAATTACGCAGTATCGTGCCATAAATCTAGTGGAAATTGTTCACCAAGCGTGTTTTACTCGGCTATCTCAAGCTGAAAGCCAAAATATTGACTTAGGTTATGAAGGTGCGGAAACGGCATGGATTAAAGGCGAGCCTATCTTATTAGCTGAGATGTGTGCAAATTTAATTGATAATGCGATTAAATACACGCCTGCAAATGGGGTGGTCACCGTTCGAGTGGTCAGCAGTGATGACCATCTTCATTGGGTCTTAGAGGTTGAAGACTCTGGTCCTGGGATCCCAGATGCGAAAATTAACCGTTCTATGGAAGCCTTTACTCGTTTAAATAATGCGTTAGGTAAGGAAGGCGCTGGCCTTGGGCTGGCGCTTGTGAAAGATATTGCTAGCTATCATGGTTCTGAACCTCAATTATTAAAAGGTAAATTACTTAATGGATTATTGGTTAGAATCGCATTTAAAGCTAGCCAAGCGCCGTGGTAA
- a CDS encoding tetratricopeptide repeat protein yields MTKPLKVGLFVLIIIAVAIGIYFVNTTSSSSPSQLGYDLYQQGESQAAFEQFQKNAEKDSQSAFALAMMYKDGIGTKADDVAAQNWLIKAAEANNKNALYNLGFFRYKHLIEDTSTDENGLISLTKAADLGVKEAQEMVGGIYLSDKYEQVPQNIELSRQYFTLASDQGSKLAKFALGYIAHDFENDSKKAVEILTPLVSNDFPLPAMLLASIYEDGGNGVPPNPLLAKKYERLSFSSALEYISDASELEPGALSLYGSQTEEEKQKVITNLEERASRGDENAIYALYQKYMTGDGVRRNKNRAMVYLRPLVEAKHPKALYLNYKADTDRIQDLTDAADGQYPPAMYQAYNVYSGRTFSDVKRNDALAEKYLTAAADLGDLNALVTINERAISSYDFPNKKLSGIVAKYTPILMEKYPNSADALVVASEVYSAKGSPLFSPEKAFAALEKANRIDPTYDAQMQLARYYINAFGTKQDVQKAAKLLIDNLNENGYPSTADRLLVQVYYRYDIKARIDEKTIVDILKNDVIKRENYALAYLYADYLLKEDAEKNSDQAFDLYEKSIKQNYNSQVYYAAALLKYRPTETNKIANLIVNVLHSPQAQAELLPSQLQIAKDILLKTGLNRADTKALLVKMALYENHTEAQKLIEPLINKDADITYLYGINKLTQLTNIDTLSDAEIKPLYDYILKAAELGSASAYLYIAQNLDGVTYHNDKAYYKSRFQQITGLTAKDLVPQYKKCAALKNNRCLYELGEIYQEGNYGEDANYDTALFYYNQISDPDFSFLKSRKREIEKAKASFANIQLKAKQNDPDALRTLANAYKYGNYGQKVDQKKWLEYLEKSAKFNQESALEELIDYYQQDQYLNANKAKILGYYDQLAAIGSKDYTRKLAHQYLNGSQLVEPNRQKAREYYLKAGSWGNEFIKYMDDYDIGMKMLNESPSAKYKVGRAYFYGQGVKEDRLEAAKYLKQASDEGNDHAIALYSEMRYMGVLNEEKNAWVMEPDWDEAIVYLRKHSNPKRVDDYIEVYETLVVPAKKGDTSAYIKLGDWYSSRGRDLAAQDWYKKSIKAGNLAAYQPLDSVTKDNQEKRQNYVEGAAKGDLFSKVQLARTYLYDNKILSGSPEYDLAIQYLQEGMKSADDKVSNNAFDALVDLYRDGIKDKKRELNRPKDEQKYLALLLSEENTRTKALINLYYYYVNSDNAKALTYLQQAYDKGDLAATKKLYQIYYPGKYCSNSDNVDMDKASRYLKEWIEKSNFQKNTDKHYIHYPESLSEEMGTTYLKGDCNVDNNIDKAIEWYKISLYYHPTYALDAIYEAYVEKGDAKQAYYYALQLDKKPSSIELMDTLSAQDKQAIEKQVADEKAYEKYGRFAEQIEKQRIEAEAGDKMSAFSLGIAYARGERVPEDTQKMIYYYELAGKNGYPRAYNILGNLYRKDNERGIEKDFPKALYYFDLGAQQNDSNTAHLAGDMLYFGQGVPKDYVRAAKYYDMTDLEQGTHHAMAKYKLAYMYYNGWVGTKSKDDIQKAHDYLELGAKYQDKDSINALKEWDFSLINQ; encoded by the coding sequence ATGACTAAGCCGTTAAAAGTTGGGCTTTTCGTATTGATAATAATTGCTGTAGCCATTGGCATTTATTTCGTCAATACCACCAGCTCATCCTCTCCCTCACAATTAGGCTATGACTTATATCAACAAGGTGAATCTCAAGCAGCGTTTGAACAATTCCAAAAAAACGCAGAGAAAGATTCACAATCCGCGTTTGCCTTAGCCATGATGTATAAAGACGGTATTGGCACAAAAGCCGATGATGTGGCAGCCCAAAACTGGCTAATTAAAGCGGCGGAGGCTAACAATAAAAATGCATTATATAACCTTGGCTTTTTTCGTTATAAACACCTAATAGAAGACACTTCTACTGATGAAAACGGTTTAATTTCTTTAACTAAAGCGGCTGATCTCGGTGTCAAAGAAGCACAAGAAATGGTTGGAGGTATTTATTTATCTGATAAATACGAACAAGTTCCACAAAATATCGAACTTTCTCGCCAATATTTTACGTTGGCTTCTGACCAAGGTTCAAAACTGGCAAAATTTGCTTTGGGCTATATCGCTCATGACTTTGAAAATGACAGTAAAAAAGCCGTTGAAATATTAACACCACTTGTCAGCAACGACTTTCCCTTACCCGCTATGTTACTCGCATCAATTTATGAAGATGGCGGTAACGGCGTACCACCAAATCCGCTGTTAGCCAAAAAATATGAACGCCTCTCTTTTTCCTCTGCATTAGAATACATTTCTGACGCAAGTGAATTAGAGCCAGGGGCTTTATCATTGTATGGTTCACAAACAGAAGAAGAAAAACAAAAAGTCATCACTAATTTAGAAGAACGGGCGAGCCGTGGTGATGAGAACGCCATCTATGCTTTGTACCAAAAATATATGACTGGCGATGGCGTGCGGAGAAATAAAAACCGTGCGATGGTTTACCTGCGACCGCTTGTGGAAGCTAAACACCCTAAGGCATTATATTTAAATTACAAAGCTGACACCGACCGCATTCAGGATTTAACTGATGCCGCTGATGGCCAATACCCTCCCGCGATGTATCAAGCCTATAACGTGTATTCTGGCCGTACATTTAGCGATGTTAAGCGAAATGACGCTTTAGCTGAAAAATATCTCACCGCTGCCGCAGATCTTGGCGACTTAAACGCACTTGTTACCATCAACGAGAGAGCAATCTCCAGTTACGATTTTCCAAACAAAAAACTGAGTGGTATTGTCGCCAAATACACTCCTATTTTAATGGAAAAATACCCGAACTCCGCAGATGCTTTAGTGGTAGCAAGTGAAGTTTATAGTGCTAAAGGTAGCCCATTATTTTCGCCAGAAAAAGCCTTCGCTGCTTTAGAAAAAGCAAATCGCATAGACCCCACTTATGATGCTCAGATGCAATTAGCGCGTTATTATATTAATGCTTTTGGTACTAAGCAGGATGTGCAGAAAGCCGCTAAATTACTCATCGACAACCTTAATGAAAACGGTTACCCATCAACGGCCGATCGCTTATTAGTTCAAGTATATTATCGCTATGATATTAAAGCACGTATCGATGAGAAAACGATTGTCGATATCCTCAAAAACGATGTCATTAAACGCGAAAATTACGCCTTAGCTTATTTGTATGCTGACTATTTACTAAAAGAAGATGCAGAGAAAAATAGTGATCAGGCCTTTGATTTATATGAAAAATCAATCAAACAAAATTATAATAGCCAGGTTTATTATGCTGCTGCATTATTAAAATACCGGCCAACAGAAACCAATAAAATAGCTAACCTGATAGTCAATGTGCTCCATTCACCTCAAGCACAAGCCGAATTACTTCCAAGTCAGTTACAAATCGCTAAAGATATTTTATTAAAAACAGGTTTAAATCGCGCTGACACAAAAGCGTTATTAGTCAAAATGGCTTTATATGAAAACCATACTGAGGCTCAGAAATTAATTGAACCACTGATTAATAAAGATGCTGATATCACCTATTTATATGGGATAAACAAGCTCACTCAATTAACTAATATTGATACCTTAAGTGATGCTGAAATAAAACCATTGTACGATTATATTTTAAAAGCTGCAGAATTGGGTAGTGCATCTGCTTATTTATATATTGCGCAAAACCTTGATGGCGTTACTTATCACAATGATAAGGCGTATTACAAATCTCGCTTCCAGCAAATTACTGGGCTTACCGCAAAAGATTTAGTTCCTCAATATAAAAAATGTGCGGCACTCAAAAATAACCGCTGCTTATATGAATTAGGGGAAATATATCAAGAAGGTAACTACGGCGAAGATGCCAATTATGATACCGCCCTTTTCTATTACAATCAGATTTCTGACCCTGATTTTAGCTTTTTAAAATCACGTAAAAGAGAAATTGAAAAAGCCAAAGCTTCATTTGCCAATATTCAACTAAAAGCGAAACAGAATGACCCTGATGCGTTACGTACGCTCGCCAATGCTTACAAATATGGTAATTATGGGCAAAAAGTCGACCAGAAAAAGTGGCTTGAATATTTAGAGAAAAGTGCAAAATTCAATCAAGAAAGTGCACTTGAAGAACTCATTGATTATTACCAACAGGATCAATATCTCAATGCAAATAAAGCAAAAATCCTAGGTTATTACGACCAATTAGCAGCGATTGGCAGTAAAGACTATACCCGTAAACTGGCACATCAGTATTTAAATGGCAGCCAGCTTGTTGAGCCTAATCGACAAAAAGCACGTGAGTATTACCTTAAAGCAGGAAGCTGGGGCAATGAATTCATCAAATATATGGATGATTATGACATTGGCATGAAAATGCTCAATGAAAGTCCTTCAGCAAAATACAAAGTGGGTCGAGCTTATTTCTATGGCCAAGGTGTCAAAGAAGATCGCCTTGAAGCGGCTAAATACCTGAAACAAGCTAGTGATGAAGGTAATGACCACGCAATCGCTCTCTATAGTGAGATGCGATATATGGGCGTGCTAAATGAAGAAAAAAACGCTTGGGTAATGGAACCTGACTGGGATGAGGCCATTGTTTATTTACGTAAACATTCGAATCCAAAACGGGTTGATGATTATATTGAAGTCTATGAAACTCTCGTTGTTCCTGCCAAAAAAGGCGATACCTCTGCTTATATTAAACTCGGGGATTGGTATAGTTCGCGCGGTAGAGATCTCGCGGCGCAAGATTGGTATAAGAAAAGTATCAAGGCTGGCAATTTAGCCGCTTATCAACCGCTTGATTCGGTTACTAAGGATAACCAAGAAAAACGCCAGAATTACGTTGAAGGTGCAGCAAAAGGTGATTTGTTCTCTAAAGTTCAACTAGCCAGAACGTATTTATATGATAACAAAATTCTCTCTGGCTCTCCTGAATATGATTTAGCTATTCAATATCTACAAGAGGGTATGAAATCAGCTGATGATAAGGTTTCTAATAATGCCTTCGATGCATTGGTGGATTTGTATCGAGATGGAATTAAAGATAAAAAAAGAGAGCTTAATCGCCCTAAAGACGAACAAAAATATTTAGCGCTGCTGCTAAGTGAAGAAAACACTCGTACCAAAGCTTTAATTAATCTGTATTACTATTACGTAAATAGTGATAACGCTAAAGCCTTAACTTATTTACAACAGGCTTATGATAAAGGCGATTTAGCCGCAACCAAAAAGCTCTATCAAATCTATTACCCCGGTAAATATTGTAGCAATAGCGATAATGTAGATATGGATAAAGCAAGCCGATATTTGAAGGAGTGGATTGAAAAAAGCAATTTCCAGAAAAATACCGACAAACACTATATTCATTACCCAGAAAGTCTTTCTGAAGAGATGGGAACCACCTATTTAAAAGGCGATTGCAATGTTGATAACAATATCGACAAAGCCATCGAATGGTATAAAATTTCGTTATATTACCACCCAACATATGCACTTGACGCAATTTATGAAGCATATGTAGAAAAAGGTGATGCCAAACAAGCCTATTACTACGCATTGCAACTTGATAAAAAACCAAGTTCTATTGAGCTAATGGATACACTTTCAGCCCAAGATAAACAAGCAATTGAAAAACAAGTTGCCGATGAAAAAGCCTATGAGAAATATGGTCGTTTCGCCGAGCAAATTGAAAAGCAGCGCATCGAAGCTGAGGCAGGCGACAAAATGTCAGCCTTCTCATTAGGTATCGCTTATGCACGCGGTGAACGAGTGCCTGAAGATACCCAAAAGATGATCTATTATTATGAGTTAGCAGGGAAAAATGGCTATCCTCGCGCTTATAATATTTTAGGTAATCTTTATCGTAAAGATAATGAGCGCGGTATAGAAAAAGACTTTCCGAAAGCGCTTTATTATTTTGATTTAGGCGCACAACAGAATGACAGTAACACCGCTCATTTAGCCGGGGATATGCTCTATTTTGGCCAAGGTGTGCCAAAAGATTATGTCCGCGCAGCAAAATATTACGATATGACAGACCTCGAACAAGGTACTCACCATGCGATGGCAAAATACAAACTTGCTTATATGTATTATAACGGCTGGGTCGGTACCAAAAGTAAAGACGATATCCAAAAAGCCCATGATTACCTTGAACTTGGCGCAAAATACCAAGACAAAGACTCAATCAACGCACTAAAAGAGTGGGATTTTAGTCTAATTAACCAATAA
- the tctD gene encoding transcriptional regulator TctD, translated as MRILLVEDHDELSLWLQKALSSSGFAVDLASDGAIADQLLQTERYELVVLDVSLPRMSGLEVLAQMRKRHQETPVLLLTANSDVADRVQGLNAGADDYLTKPFDIAELEARLRALLRRSQGQVNESQQFGLLSYHEDGYFLLGEEPLGLTPREYAVLNTLFHRRGRPVSKMQLFEQVFSLSDEANLQSIELYVHRVRKKLAGSDVNINTLRGLGYRLEQCSV; from the coding sequence ATGAGAATTTTATTGGTTGAAGATCATGACGAGTTGTCATTATGGTTACAGAAGGCCTTATCGTCATCTGGGTTTGCGGTTGATCTTGCTAGTGATGGTGCGATAGCAGACCAGCTATTACAAACTGAACGCTATGAATTAGTCGTGTTAGATGTATCACTTCCGAGAATGAGTGGGCTTGAGGTATTGGCGCAAATGCGCAAACGGCATCAAGAAACCCCCGTCTTGTTACTAACGGCGAATTCCGACGTAGCCGACCGTGTACAAGGGTTAAATGCAGGGGCTGATGACTACCTGACGAAACCTTTTGATATTGCGGAATTAGAAGCACGTCTTCGTGCTTTATTACGGCGTAGCCAAGGGCAAGTTAATGAGTCACAACAGTTTGGTTTACTTAGTTACCATGAGGACGGTTATTTTTTATTAGGCGAAGAGCCGTTAGGCTTAACACCAAGGGAATATGCGGTGTTAAACACCCTATTTCATCGACGAGGTCGACCTGTTTCTAAAATGCAATTATTTGAACAGGTATTTTCGCTGTCAGATGAAGCCAATTTACAAAGTATTGAGTTATATGTTCACCGTGTAAGAAAAAAACTTGCCGGTTCGGATGTTAACATCAATACCTTACGCGGATTGGGATACCGATTAGAGCAGTGTAGTGTATGA
- a CDS encoding DMT family transporter, with product MKNLLFPLIAVLLWSINAIVNKAASTAIDPAAISFYRWALAFLVMTPFVLRSVLRNFKTVMKHWWQLAILGALGMMLYQSLAYYAAHSVSATFMGIMNSMIPLLTVIISIFVLRVIPTVGIILGSILSLCGLVWLVSQGSPSALFSQGLGQGEAMMLVASAAYALYGVLTKRWSIQLSSWDSLYVQVFFGVIMLLPNFLLAEDVSLNSQNIGLVVFAGIAASIVAPALWIQGVMRLGANTTSIFMNLAPVFTAIIAIFALGEELKSYHLIGGGVVLLGVMLAQQLRTPLTELFRREKKVVQEDSCQ from the coding sequence ATGAAGAATCTTCTTTTTCCGCTGATTGCGGTTTTATTATGGTCAATTAATGCCATTGTTAACAAAGCGGCATCCACTGCCATTGACCCTGCGGCAATCTCATTTTACCGTTGGGCGTTGGCATTTCTAGTCATGACCCCTTTCGTATTACGTTCGGTGCTTCGAAACTTTAAAACGGTTATGAAACATTGGTGGCAACTCGCCATTTTAGGCGCGCTAGGGATGATGCTATACCAAAGTTTAGCTTATTATGCGGCTCACAGTGTAAGTGCGACCTTTATGGGAATCATGAATTCAATGATCCCATTACTAACAGTAATTATTAGTATCTTTGTGCTACGCGTTATTCCTACTGTGGGGATTATATTAGGCTCAATTCTTTCATTATGTGGATTAGTATGGTTAGTGAGTCAAGGAAGCCCAAGTGCGTTATTTTCTCAAGGCTTAGGCCAAGGGGAAGCCATGATGTTGGTTGCGTCCGCTGCATACGCCCTGTACGGTGTTCTGACTAAGCGTTGGTCAATCCAATTATCTAGCTGGGACTCGCTGTACGTTCAGGTTTTCTTTGGCGTTATCATGCTACTCCCTAATTTCTTGCTAGCTGAAGATGTCTCTCTGAACAGCCAAAATATCGGTTTAGTGGTATTTGCGGGGATTGCCGCCTCCATTGTTGCTCCGGCATTGTGGATCCAAGGTGTTATGCGCCTTGGTGCGAATACAACCTCTATTTTTATGAACTTAGCCCCCGTTTTCACTGCCATTATCGCTATTTTCGCCTTGGGTGAAGAACTTAAAAGCTACCATTTAATCGGTGGTGGTGTGGTATTACTCGGGGTAATGTTAGCGCAACAATTACGTACACCACTGACAGAATTATTCCGCCGTGAAAAAAAGGTGGTTCAAGAAGATTCTTGCCAGTAG